One region of Parcubacteria group bacterium genomic DNA includes:
- the uvrA gene encoding excinuclease ABC subunit UvrA: MKDKIIIKGAREHNLKNIDLELPRNKFIVFTGISGSGKSTLAFDTIFAEGQRRYLESLSSYARQFLGQMDKPDVDHIEGLSPAISIDQKAASHNPRSTVGTVTEIHDYLRLLYAKIGIPHCPVCGREITKLSTDEIVDRIIEIGVPSPLAPLPKGEGDLEIEILSPIVRDRKGEYSTLLLDMFKRGFSSAYVNGKKYELNPKTKIPLERYKKHKIDIVVDMVKISDENISRIFEDVEKALKLSEGLVKVKAKQGSTLVKLRLNLGDKEVVYNQKLSCPIHEIEFPPLEPRLFSFNSPFGACPSCEGLGTKKEIDPDLAIPDKNKTIAEGGIMPWSYKKNNWQGTILRAVCNFYHIPDNVRLRDLPKKQLDILTYGDEEPDDIPVTLRSKTGSVWKYNMEWKGVTGYLQDRYKKTDSDAVRADIEKYMSQSPCSTCRGARYKPEVLLVTVGGRNIYEISIISVKDSLKFFREFKPNEREKMIAGRILKEIEARLGFLENVGLGYLTLARSANTLAGGEAQRIRLASQIGSQLVGVLYILDEPSIGLHARDNEKLLKTLLQLRDIGNTLIVIEHDEETMRAADWLVDIGPGAGKLGGEIVSQGSPEEVMKSKKSLTAKYLRGDLKIETPNFRRPTKNKKSIIVRGASEHNLKSVTASFPLKVFTCVTGVSGSGKSTLVEDILYKSLSSKIMRSLEHPGKHQEIIGSQYVDKVIMIDQSPIGRTPRSNPATYTGLFSPIRELFSQTKDAKARGYFPGRFSFNVRGGRCDNCQGEGFLKVEMQFMPDVYLPCDICHGKRYNSETLQVKYKGKNIADVLDMTVTEAGEFFESYGNISDVLKILEDVGLGYIHLGQSATTLSGGEAQRIKLATELARRSTGNTLYILDEPTTGLHFDDIKKLLNVLNRLVDAGNSVIVIEHNMDVIKTADWIIDLGPEGGDQGGRIIVTGTPEEVAKYTEESYTGKYLKEFLRK, encoded by the coding sequence ATGAAAGATAAAATAATTATAAAAGGTGCTCGGGAACATAATCTGAAAAATATTGATCTTGAGCTTCCAAGAAACAAGTTTATTGTTTTTACGGGAATTAGCGGATCAGGAAAGAGTACGCTGGCTTTTGATACCATTTTCGCCGAAGGGCAGAGAAGATATTTGGAAAGTTTGTCGAGTTATGCCCGGCAGTTTTTGGGGCAAATGGACAAACCGGACGTCGATCACATTGAAGGATTATCTCCGGCAATTTCTATTGACCAGAAAGCGGCCTCGCATAATCCGCGTTCCACAGTCGGAACCGTGACGGAAATTCACGATTATCTGCGACTTCTATATGCCAAAATTGGAATTCCTCACTGTCCTGTTTGCGGTCGGGAAATTACTAAATTATCAACCGATGAAATAGTGGACAGAATCATAGAAATAGGAGTACCCTCACCCCTAGCCCCTCTCCCAAAGGGAGAGGGGGATTTGGAAATTGAAATTCTGAGTCCCATTGTTCGCGATCGAAAAGGAGAATATTCAACTTTACTTTTAGATATGTTTAAGCGCGGATTTTCCAGTGCTTATGTAAACGGAAAAAAATACGAACTCAATCCCAAAACAAAAATTCCCCTTGAAAGATACAAAAAACACAAGATTGATATCGTGGTCGATATGGTAAAAATTAGCGACGAAAATATTTCAAGGATATTTGAAGATGTGGAAAAGGCGCTGAAACTTTCTGAAGGTTTAGTGAAAGTTAAGGCTAAACAAGGTTCAACCTTAGTAAAGCTAAGGTTGAACCTTGGCGATAAAGAGGTTGTTTACAACCAAAAATTATCTTGCCCGATCCATGAGATTGAATTTCCACCGCTGGAGCCGAGGCTGTTTTCCTTTAATTCTCCTTTTGGCGCATGTCCTTCCTGCGAAGGGCTGGGAACGAAAAAGGAAATTGATCCCGACTTGGCAATTCCCGACAAGAATAAAACTATTGCTGAGGGAGGAATAATGCCTTGGAGTTACAAAAAAAACAACTGGCAGGGAACGATTCTTCGGGCGGTTTGCAATTTTTATCATATTCCGGATAACGTTCGCCTGCGCGATTTGCCAAAAAAACAACTCGACATTTTAACTTATGGCGACGAAGAGCCGGATGATATTCCGGTAACGCTTCGTTCCAAAACCGGATCAGTTTGGAAATATAATATGGAATGGAAAGGCGTGACTGGATATTTGCAGGATAGATACAAAAAAACCGATTCGGATGCAGTTAGAGCGGATATTGAAAAATATATGTCCCAAAGTCCTTGCTCTACTTGCCGAGGAGCGCGCTATAAACCGGAAGTACTGTTGGTAACAGTAGGAGGAAGGAATATATATGAAATATCAATAATAAGCGTCAAAGATTCGCTTAAATTTTTTAGAGAATTTAAACCTAATGAAAGGGAAAAAATGATTGCCGGAAGGATACTCAAGGAAATCGAAGCCCGGCTTGGATTTTTGGAAAACGTAGGGTTGGGTTATTTGACATTGGCTCGAAGCGCCAATACTTTAGCCGGAGGAGAGGCTCAGCGCATCAGATTGGCTTCGCAAATCGGATCACAATTAGTCGGGGTGCTGTACATTCTTGATGAACCGTCAATTGGTCTGCACGCCCGCGACAATGAAAAACTTCTTAAAACTTTGCTCCAGCTCCGCGATATCGGGAATACCTTGATTGTTATCGAACACGATGAAGAGACGATGCGCGCGGCGGATTGGTTGGTAGATATTGGGCCGGGAGCGGGGAAATTAGGCGGAGAAATAGTTTCCCAAGGTTCGCCGGAAGAAGTGATGAAAAGCAAAAAGTCTCTCACGGCCAAATATTTGCGAGGCGATCTTAAAATTGAAACGCCGAATTTCAGAAGGCCGACAAAAAACAAAAAATCAATTATTGTCCGCGGAGCCTCGGAGCATAATTTAAAAAGCGTGACGGCTTCCTTTCCGCTCAAAGTTTTTACTTGCGTAACGGGAGTTTCCGGCAGTGGAAAATCAACGCTGGTGGAAGATATTTTGTACAAGTCATTGTCTTCAAAAATAATGCGATCACTGGAACATCCGGGAAAACACCAGGAAATTATCGGTTCGCAATATGTCGACAAAGTTATTATGATTGATCAGTCTCCGATTGGACGGACGCCAAGATCAAATCCGGCTACCTACACTGGACTATTTTCGCCAATTCGGGAGTTGTTTTCCCAGACGAAAGATGCGAAAGCCAGGGGATATTTTCCGGGAAGATTTTCTTTTAATGTCAGAGGAGGAAGATGCGACAATTGCCAGGGAGAAGGATTTTTGAAAGTGGAGATGCAATTCATGCCGGATGTTTATCTCCCTTGCGATATTTGCCATGGAAAAAGGTATAACAGCGAAACCTTGCAGGTGAAATATAAAGGAAAAAATATCGCTGATGTTTTAGATATGACAGTAACCGAAGCCGGAGAATTTTTTGAAAGTTATGGAAATATCAGCGATGTTCTTAAAATTCTGGAAGATGTGGGCTTGGGCTATATTCATCTTGGCCAATCGGCTACCACTCTTTCCGGAGGAGAAGCCCAGCGCATCAAACTGGCCACCGAATTAGCCAGGCGTTCAACCGGAAACACTTTGTATATTCTCGACGAACCGACTACTGGACTGCATTTTGACGATATCAAGAAATTATTGAATGTTTTGAATAGATTGGTCGATGCCGGAAATTCTGTAATTGTGATTGAGCATAATATGGATGTTATTAAAACTGCCGATTGGATAATAGATCTTGGTCCCGAAGGCGGAGACCAAGGCGGTCGAATAATCGTCACTGGAACGCCGGAAGAAGTGGCGAAATATACCGAAGAAAGCTATACAGGGAAATACTTGAAAGAGTTTTTGAGGAAATGA
- a CDS encoding dolichyl-phosphate beta-glucosyltransferase produces MENQPYLSVVVPAYKDEERIGRTLLEIQKYFNDKNYEWEIIVVLDGSPDNTGEIVKNYANRIKNFRVIENKENHGKGCSVRQGLLEAKGKRRLFMDADGSTSITHLDKFLPEMENGYDIVIGSRYIEGAFVQIHQGKMRETMGKIGNLMIKIILGLWKYSDTQCGFKIISGKAVDEVVKKMTVDRFGFDFELIKLAEVLGFKIKQMPVRWLNEEGSTVTLFGPNSFIQSLVDLFKTRYGLLTGKYNLKAK; encoded by the coding sequence ATGGAAAATCAGCCATACTTGTCGGTGGTTGTTCCGGCTTATAAAGACGAAGAAAGGATAGGGAGAACGCTTCTCGAAATCCAAAAGTATTTCAATGACAAGAATTATGAGTGGGAGATCATAGTTGTATTAGATGGCTCTCCTGATAATACCGGAGAAATAGTGAAAAATTATGCTAACCGAATCAAAAATTTTCGCGTCATTGAAAACAAGGAAAATCATGGAAAAGGATGTTCGGTTCGTCAGGGCCTTCTGGAAGCCAAGGGAAAACGCAGGCTTTTTATGGATGCGGACGGTTCGACTTCAATAACCCATCTTGACAAATTTTTGCCGGAAATGGAAAATGGATACGATATAGTAATTGGATCGCGATATATTGAGGGAGCTTTTGTCCAAATACATCAGGGTAAAATGCGGGAAACTATGGGGAAAATCGGAAATCTAATGATAAAAATAATATTGGGACTTTGGAAATATTCAGATACTCAATGCGGATTCAAAATAATTTCTGGGAAAGCTGTTGATGAAGTTGTCAAAAAGATGACAGTAGATCGGTTCGGTTTTGATTTTGAATTAATAAAACTTGCCGAGGTTCTTGGATTTAAAATAAAACAAATGCCGGTTCGTTGGCTCAACGAAGAAGGATCAACGGTGACTTTATTTGGACCGAATAGCTTCATTCAATCGCTCGTTGATTTGTTTAAGACTAGATACGGGCTTTTGACCGGAAAATATAATCTGAAAGCCAAATAG